The following are encoded together in the Poseidonibacter lekithochrous genome:
- a CDS encoding ATP-binding cassette domain-containing protein, producing MNKIDIKKLEIKHNGNTLVNLSFNISNSTALIGESGSGKSLTLKALLNLLPNTLDANKQIDSSFTLNSESIGFIPQNPFTSLSPMTKIDKQFFCDDKRKEEVLKLVDLDTWVLNKFPNQLSGGQIQRVIIAIALSKDIKFLLLDEPTTALDIQNRNNIIGLIDQLIKKLNILILFVTHDIESIKTLCEEIIIIKDGSIVEMGKTEDILNNPKHTYTKTLINSTFKNKTFRT from the coding sequence ATGAATAAAATTGATATAAAAAAACTTGAAATTAAACATAATGGTAATACATTAGTTAATTTATCATTTAATATATCAAACTCTACAGCATTAATTGGGGAGAGTGGAAGTGGAAAGTCTTTAACATTAAAGGCTTTACTAAATCTTCTCCCTAATACACTAGATGCAAATAAACAAATAGATTCAAGTTTTACTTTAAATTCTGAATCTATAGGTTTTATTCCACAAAATCCTTTTACTTCTCTCTCACCAATGACAAAAATAGATAAACAATTTTTTTGTGATGATAAAAGAAAAGAAGAAGTATTAAAACTTGTTGATTTAGATACTTGGGTATTAAATAAATTCCCAAATCAATTAAGTGGAGGACAAATACAAAGAGTTATTATTGCAATTGCTCTAAGTAAAGACATCAAATTCTTATTACTTGATGAGCCAACAACTGCTTTAGATATTCAAAATAGAAATAATATTATAGGGTTGATTGATCAATTAATAAAAAAATTAAATATTTTAATTCTTTTTGTTACACATGACATAGAATCTATTAAAACATTATGTGAAGAAATTATCATTATTAAAGATGGTAGTATAGTTGAAATGGGAAAAACTGAAGATATTTTAA